In Styela clava chromosome 6, kaStyClav1.hap1.2, whole genome shotgun sequence, the genomic window tttttgtgaTTTGATAATTCGACTATAAAATATACCAAACACgttaaatgaataatattcaatttcatgGATATTTCAAGTATTAGACTTGACATGAgaaaactacggcccgcggctcaaatccggcccgttgggtgattcaTTCTTGGCTGCATGATGCTGCCATAACCTTTACCTAATTCTGCCAGAACTAcatgatttttattattgaaaattgtaTGGTGCACTAGGCTTGTTAGATTATGCTCGTAGTCTGTGTGAGTTGTATTTTGAGTTGGCACAGACTTTTGTGTTATGGGAATGTTAACAAAACTTTACCTCACACTTATATGGCCCGCAAGTCTAGAtgggcaacatttttggcccctggtccttGCCCACCTTTATATTAGACCCTTAGTTGTCAGTGAGTGATTAACCCAACTCCTAGTCGGTTACGACTTCGCCCACTAACCATGTATCTAAACTTGATAGATATTACAACATCTGAAACGTATTTGTTCCGTCGTTCTCCTGTAAAATTTTTCGTTTTATCGACTATCGTCTGAACAAAATTATTAGATtgtaatatttctaaaaattctattttggAAGAAAGTCTCAATCAATCTCAGATCGTtgtaaaattctgaaattttaatataaaatactcACTgacaacaatatttttgttttcagttaAACGTGGCGTCACATACAATTCAAAATTGTTCCGAGCAGTTGTGTATGATGCGTACAAGGTCGACGTCAATGACGCTCCATCAATTTGTAAGTCATTGAACTACGGGAAACCCGCGAATATTTACGACCTCGCTCATTACCAGCTGTTGCTCCCTTATCTACGTTTACTGATAGCTGATGGTTGGACAAAGATTAACCTTTGGACAGGGATGGGGTATAAGGTCAGTTTGATAGATCACAATCTGAAATCTCcgtcatttttattcatttttgtaaaCTTCACCGGGTCCAAGGTGAACTttaataaaattaccaaatagTGGGCATGTATGATTTGTTAAGATTAGATAATTAGAAAACCGAAATATAGATAAtgcttttaatttaaaatatattgtgaCGTCATGGACGAACTGTCCGATTAATATTCTGGCGTTTTCCGAATATAATTCATAATTTGAGATATTTCCAGTAATATCTGGTTTCACTCATTTTCATGTCGTTCTTAACACATTACTTGCCATACCTTTACTATAAAACTCATTACTAAATGAGCCTTCTCATCTAAGATGTCAGTCatatcaatgacattaaacaacatgataggcaactctgacgtcactccataagactacatgcgaaagattgtatttcatgatacgctccaatgcacatatttctcgtcgcctttcgcgacggttttccgcttgcttttgctactcggcgtcttctttacgtgtagtacctgcctttttgcgcctgtaacgaaagaaaataatctctatatctgagaagttttgctcatttggaaagctggaatggcagacaagctgtaaagagtaattctgaacatcatagacgtttttttatcagagaatattacaaacgcgatagcgtaaagatttgtgtgaatcattttgcagataatgacaaagttcaaagttagtaattttaatgtttgcgcttaaacattgaaatttcatttaaagagggtgtcatacaaaacagcaaaactgtttttacttctcttaaaggtgctgtgatacaattccataacacaaagtttgcacctatcgaacttgtttaagtaggtgaatttattagacatattacatattcagttaatcgtaggtaacattactggtacataatgcctcgtagataggtttgtgtctaaatttaggaatttaacTCATAGCccgctaattaatattatcttctatgcaggagattgcagggctgattcaacttgcagccttaccaatcacctgacgatgctcatttagattgtctcgagcaagtcttcttgaaagacttgtgtgaatggagaCTACCTAtatgccttcctccgattttagaagacaaattcaatctgaggaattttgcatataattctcattgattgttggctgtttataatttctattaaatgtgaattctgattatatcaaagagttaaacattttttacgtaatttacgggcacttttttcttgtcaatactccaagctgaggtaataagcaagacaatacattcatgtcatctgaaagcaaaatatacacactaattaaaagtttgacacattgagataatacatcatgacagaaaatacaaagatacagtatgtatgaccatcacatggtaattaaaattaaaaaaaaaaaattaatagaggctgtggagtatgaaaagttcgagacaaagaaaagaacaaaagttcatagctcatgaactctcaattctgcctccattgctttgtgaaggccaatatattccgagtggctgaattggtttacctttatgatagcaacggttttgtatttaatatagcgagatttttttttcaatttaattgaagtgatattatttcccaaaggaatgcttgaatcgtctagaatcagtggtgtcaaactcatgggttttgagagccgcattgcatgttggaaattgtaaaaagggccgcaaacagtttttgataatgtatactcgagagatatttttcagatagttttagtttgtgacatatattgtgatgcaactaatcagttggattaagttttattattttctttaatttcaaatgcaattacatattaatatttgcattccactattattgcaagttactgtatttattacaaaaaatcataaaattccatgtacaaccatcaaaatcatttttgaacaagccttggttaaggaaagaataaaatatacactaaaaatgacttaatctaaatatatgaacctaaaattaacaaaaatactacagtataaactcaatgtttttttaattacatttgtcctgacgtttggcatcttctttgtgtcaccagcatactaaggccaggctgaaatgattttataataccaactctaactaacgaggtcacatgatcatgggttaatctgtatctttgcaaaagtttaattaattccagtaatgcaaaaaagttacttttatcatttcatgtatagatcagtaaaaataaaaatgacagactttttcgacaagacatttcacgctacattgcatggcataggattgcttgaattattattgatattgatttttagtaactaagtcgttgtatttttatattaatatacaaacacatggaaattttctgttcggagttggtcttcgaatttgtcatattgactgctgagcttattgtgttttttcattgtactgatggaaatatgacaaatttaacaatgtgcttcagaaatttgtgaaatgcagaaatattgcaactcccattttcttcgaaaatgccaccttcttcgtgtactttaatttaatcactcaagtgttttattcagtattcttttgctagcttgatgtgtattcttaattgagtcaaaatgtgaacaaaaaaaaattaactttctaaaactactttcagtaaattgttttctgtgtgaatattcaatttcactttaaaaggtttgaaaaatcttttacatttaaataaaaaaaaaattccaaaatactattacaattattgttaagcgttcgagggccgcactggaagttctctggggccgcgagtttgacatccctggtctagattgaagttgtctaaaatatataacattattttatcatgaatcatgattataccctttcctgaatttcttctatagtactaccaaaatttgatgaatcaaatataacacaggtgtagtcagtgaaccgtaatcctcatttttcaaagctgttttaagtatgtctggcatgttttgtgcctttttacaaagaagaccgcttatgcaatcttacgctttggaatttttagttatttgcctcaagccctgcaggatgtaggggccatacacaactttaccggagggtcaaatgtctttgcattcctccataggttgttcttctattgcaaacatttatggagtattctaatcatatttcttggaatcaaactgtcactgatatttcgccagacttctgatatctccccttcagctacagttgtcctgtgaataaataataggaaattgaggttagacgaatagttgaaagttttgttttatgtcggcctaatttcttgattgatatactcactattattgctattgcctcttgtgctgcaggagtctcacaatgcttagacaggtctgtccacaactttcacatctgtagGAGAGGAGatgtattaattttcgttaagaataaataaagcagtctatatgattcagaatggaaaagctaataaacccaatatcttatgttttttgtaaaaaatgttttactggatttggtatataaaccaactaataaaggggtttagtcagaaaattataagcattcgtggctccaaatacttgagagatcagactatacaatatagaccggtatgagtgaaattttaggtgaacttgttaacccgttgattcaatacgcaaataaaagtgaatgagcaatagtatgttacagcaataagtatatatcctcactgattaaaaaaatctaaatggaggtgcatgaactatttgaaaccataaggggtaagtaaatatgcaatttcggcagaTGGCCAACTACGTACCACCGTACTGAATTAtaaacttcgtagtatttgacaaaagctggctttcccgcatgtacttaacagtgcgatgcccgggtgtgatatacaacaatagtatttaccttacttttttccgatttctttttaccctcAATTTTCCACATATCATTAAAAACCACAACAATTGTCGAAGCAGgctcgaacaccattcgtgctatgccttgaaagcaacacacatccgctcgttttcgtctcgtcaagtatgtgcattggagcgtgctatcgaatacgatcttcggccaaaaatgccggagttgcgcatcatgttgtttaatgtcattggtcataTTAACATTTCAAGCGACTGATTTTGAAGGTTTATTCAATTGTTACAGAACAATCAGCTTTTGCTTTCGAGTGGGCGACCAATCACTATAGCAACAGAAGTGTGGCGTCCGGGTAATTGGAGATCCCATTCAGCGTGGACAATTGTTCTTGTCGATGTCCAAGAAGATTCAGAAAACAAAGATCAGGGAATATACAATACAATACCATTAGCGTCGTGTTACGGTGTcatttgtgaaatataaaacctGCTCAAAACCAGACAGAACTTCGTTGACGGACTGAATGATACAAAGGACAATAAGATCTTACGTTTTATTACTTATCCATATTAATCCTTTACTATTATTACCCGCATAACCTATGCCATGTCTATTGAAACTTTTTGCTCCGAAAATAAATTCGTAGCTGACACACCCCATGTAATTTCTGTATATAACCAagaatgataataaatattgattcgaTGAATTGTGAGTTTGGTATTATTTTGTCAGTTTATGGGAATCAAACAAAAAGGGTAATGAAACGTAAAATAGGAAATTACTCATGCGTGAAAGTGACCACGCCTACCTACCTATGCAGCAAatgagccgcatgcggctctcaacaacctttcctgcggctcttgttattgctttaaaattaattactttcaaagaaaatttttcaataaaaactaatcattgtcttgaaattaaaatgcggaagtctattagtcagtcgaatggattcccccgtgtttatttcGTAGCATTGATTAATCTACAatatgcaatagtgacgcaacagtaagcATTTTCGCGACCACTCGaacacttttcacttggaaagattttagacaaggatgtaatcattggcttgctttcgttgattttcagtttttgtcgcattttcgaatattatgtataaatcaaaaaactcaatgattattacttatcgattttaatcggtaagtatgttgataggtatttgtctgtctgtctgttagatgcacgcgatatctcacgaaagcgaggttgaatctgctccagattttgcatgtgctttcatcatatgtcgtaccagaagcttattgattttggaggaattatgtcgtataattagcgagttatcaattaattagtgatgggacacaaggtgtcactatggagtaagagcgctgttttgggggatcccctaactttcgatcgataagtcctcggtctctgaccgatattttTGTTCTAGTAGTTATATCCTTGCGTTCACAttagcgacagctgttgaatacctTAAGGGCCGATTTCACAACCAAATTGAGTGGCAATAATGGCAATAATGACATTTCAAGGCCTTTGGGCCTAATAGAGGTtcagacgctaattataactaattccttcaagttttaaagttttttttttcaacgaaaCAACACTCCgacggttattatagctaaaatacttactgagtaatgctcaattttctttacggaatttgcaaattcagcacttcactcACCGGtgatgattttgattatgtcatgccctaaggcttaattattactgcccaaatgcttcaaaatttaacaattgtaatcattttcgatgataatagacgcaacaattcatgaacgagtcagtgtgcattgttacaacgaaattcatgattgattttacgttctactcttggtctaacggccatgcatggtcgagtaagatgtttacatattcgaaacattacttggccaaggatgcaagggatcactaaagagctgaTACAAAGTGATTTAAAgggagtaggacatgacatttcttataTGGTCCCAACTTAATTAGTctttttcatacaagtaactcataccagcttttggaaaaacttttggtcatttttaaatccatgctatttatataactagagttttctaacgacctaaaatcgcccttttcacaatgaaacgccgaaaagtcattttaacatttaattttaatcaactttatgttaggaaatgcaagaaatggccaatgacatgtcaccaagcatgcggagattaaaatctgggaaatttattttaatatccaatctggtttgacgtttctaaatttacggaacggtcggtacgtttttttttgcaacatATGGAATTGAATCCATACGTTAAGTGCAAAGATAGCATATTATAACACCATAACCATaagacaacgacttttcaaatttgtcgtttttttctgatagcgagcgccgttgggaaatctcgcacaattcacgattgatgtTGGAGACGCGCGatttcggtgtccaagcagagcggcgcaggtcacgtggtaccagatattcaaatagtaaaatgtctttcgaatatttcatttttcgaatatattttgcccagccccaGTTGTTAGGTGTGTTGTTGTcacgatgacttggtattttgaatacgcgcttaaggtttgttgctattttaccttgcgttatttatgtgcggctcttcataactttgaggtGTGAAacgcggctctgggactaaaaaagtttgagaaccactgcactggAGTCTCACGACATTATATCGGAGTCAATGTTTTCCTGACCCGGATTCgaagtcaaaattttgtaaaCCTGGGGCCAAATGTAACCCCAAAGACCAGTTCTCATCGACTTTGCCCTCTCCGCGATCAATATAAGCATCTTATCTTGTATATCAATGTAAAAGTTCTACCTAGTCAAGCAAGCTTTGTGTGTTTCGTGTAGTTACGTACCCCGAGTACTTCTAGTGGACGTAGCATAACAATTGCATATGTTAATCCTAACCCctcacatgactgcgtcatccaaaaattacgtcactacgacgtgaCAGTGATGTAATAAGTCCCTCCAAACTATCGTAgatatactttggcaagctctatggcGTGATTACACTAGACCCCAACTTTTATTGAACTGCTTTGGCACAATCAACATAAAGCAAACTTATAAGTAATAAGGTTTATTTCAGCTATATACAACCAGggcaaaaataaatgatattggTGGATAAACACTACTACGGACACTGGTTTAATAAAGGATTGGCGGCAGGGCCGGATTCGGACGATAAGAGGCCCTTGGGCTGTCCCAGATATGAGGCCTCTCCTTGACTATGACGTCACAACGTTTATGAATTCAACTATGGTGTCACAATTGGCTTTCGAATATTatgttaaatatattataaatggTGCTgatgaagtatgcgtaccaagatggcggacaccggaacgtaataagcctttatgtaccaggttagggttaggccataattttattccaatttccttattttagttctattacgagtttggagactagccaagtgactcccgtagtatttgtatttgaaattatggcctaaccctaacctggtggtacacatactacgttccggtgtccgccatcttggtatgcaTACTCAAAGAGTACCTTATAAATTGTGTAAAATACGAAATTTTACTTACACCCAACGTACGATAAAAACCTAAATAGACTGGACAGTAAGTTGAAATTGAAAACACTTCAAGAAACCCAAACCTGCAATAAAACGTCATGCACAGAGTAACCAATGCCATAACAACCATTTCTAGTCGCGAAAagagataaataaaataatatcgaTAAAGTTATCAATCGATTTTTTTCTGTAATGTGTGggatttaaataaataattccgaaaatagtgaaatattttcaattatttttagattCGTTCTTGCTTAGATAAATTGGTAAAGCTATATATCgatattttttcatcttttctcaaaaaatgaatgttttattagagctccagaagtatgtgtaccaatatggagataactaattttgttctcctttacatcaagttgtgtaaagtgacgtAAACCAAGGGCAGgcggtatattcactttgctaacacaggCAATCTCGAACTCGCAATAGGACTaaagtaaagaaaattgaaatcaaattatggcctctccctaacctggtacacatactacgcgaGTACCCTAAATACTTTAATTAGTTCATTATGTAAGTGGAAAGTGTTATTTAAATTCCGAAAAATTTATCTCTTCGAGTGTATTTTTACATTGTAAAGAAAAGTAATTGCGACAATAATTAATAACATGGTTCAAAAATGAGTAAATGtctgattttaaattaaaaaaattgaaccggtgtgcaccaatatggcgcacaacctgacccttaacctggtacacatactatgttcagactGTTCACCATCAAGGTTCgtatactacaggagtactcATTATCGAATGCTAAACTTTGGATAGTATGAAAATACTGTTGAAATTCTAATTTTTCGACTTCAAAAGATTTAGAATTTGACTCTGAGAGTGTGCATTGCCGACACAGAATCCCAGCTTTAAGATATGTATATAGAGTCTATAAAGTGATGTCTATAAAGtcttaattaattttttaaattgccaaGGGATTTATCGATAatgttattatatattgttaTAATCCCAAGCATATGTATTTAAacgaagtaaaaatacttaaacaatttctgattaaaaaacaacaaccctagttgagatatattgagaactgccttcataacaatattgaaaattttaaagggAATTTATGGACACACTTTACTAGAGATTGTGGAGTTATggaaaactaaatattttagtGAAAAGGTAAGGAAGTATGTACACACgcaacacatattttattatccaggCATTATCAGTCTTTGGCTTATCCCTAAATGCCAAATAAGGCTTCAAGCtcacataaatatttatttttcacgcTGCAAGTATTATCGTTCAGCTCCCAATCAAAGCCAGAAGCAATATCGACGCAATCTTCATTACCGCCATGGTTGTTTGGTTCACCATCATGCCATGGAACAGAACTTACATTCGCGGTTACACCATCTTCCCAGATGAACGTATTTTCCTGTCGAATGTCGTTCAAACCAATCCATGCGTGGGATCGTCCAGATTTGACCAATGGTAAAATTTCTCTGCGAAAAAAAATGTCTGTTTATGGTATTTCACGACCTCACTTTCATAGCATCGCAATTTAAAGATTTATTCGTTACTAGGAATGACCGAAAGGAATtagtttttattcagatttCTAGCAAGTGTGATTCGATCGGTAAACTACTGGCCATGGAGTATTTTCAAAAGTATAATGAcgattagccagttattttgaaACGGCAGTCATAAGCATAATAGATCCTTTCGTTTTACTATTGGTTATTTGTAGCCTATTGTAAGCTAGTTATTTTTGGGGTGGGGCGctagacttgacaaattctaaaagagGAGCGCGGCTTAAAAAATCTGAGAAGCACTGTTCTAATATATTAATCCTACGAGAATATTCCCCTAACCATTCCAACTAACCAAATCACCTGCGAATATCTTCATCTCGATAGCCCGCCGATGCCAATTGACCTCCCAATCGCTTACAATTTGCCTTCGCTACTGCGTATGTGACGAGGTCGCTGAATAGTTTATAGTAATTATTGTTTCCTGCTCGATACCATGTTTTGATGTTTGTGATTCCACGAGATGCCCATATAAGGGTTTCCAGATGCTCTTGCATTTGTGCCATTACTGCAAAGTAAATTAGAATGGTATTATTACCATGCCTATGTTATTCCGACATTTATAACATTATATGATATCTATTGGTCTAATGAAAGGcgtgcaaccttcaatacaaaAAGGCAAGATACGAACAGCCGGATGAAACCGCGGGGCGCGCCTTTATTCAACGTAGGTTTTCTgatagttgcaagcacaaacaATACTTTATTGATCTcgtaactagggctgggcattttcgaataccatgtgatttcagaatcgaatcgaataatatttttcgaatcgaatcgaatctcaaatacttaaaaatatataattgtaagcgattttattatagtaattggtcctctcaacaaatgaattacctaagacatagaataaatcacccagaAAGATACTGAGcgctcacacagaataacaaacacgttttatcgataactcactacagaaattagtcatatgttagaatttcgttgaaaaaatatgactccaatgaaaataaaattggggaattcCCCTCGACCATAACCGGAAAgacaaaaacaagatggcggcgattcgaaatttatctctgaaccgattcgaataatttactattcgattcgattcgaatattcgattcgaaatgcccagccctactcgtAACCTTCTTcccacaagctagctgttagggacTTGTCACGTCATAAACTTTTCAAGGCAAAGGAGTTGAAATTACTCGCtcataccagattaaactagattaaaaacttgtttttcgGGCCGCACACcgttcaaaattggaatttcttgGTGGGACGCCCAATTTTTCctaggttgcacacccctggagTCGAATTTAGGGTGTTTTATTCCTATTGGTATAGTTTATTATATTATCGTTTTCATAACTGAagattatattataaaaaacagAACGAAGAATTATCTTTTTGTAGTAATATATATGAAATCATCATATAATGCTTACACCATTACAGAACAAAAATCCAAAAATAACTACGAAGGAATAAACAAGCGCTattttttcttaaatattttgatgttgttatttgatattttcattcgTCTTATTTCACCGAAACTA contains:
- the LOC120332043 gene encoding collectin-10-like, whose translation is MYFTWILVILCVGISHGQRIPDESSQGQQMHLYCTNRDQHSVLTDQTVFRGKSGPRGPPGEVEYHIINETIKDYLTDISGQIQAKLTQISPIVEKSSEDIEDLKAASGHTQTKLTEIETDIEGLKSVMAQMQEHLETLIWASRGITNIKTWYRAGNNNYYKLFSDLVTYAVAKANCKRLGGQLASAGYRDEDIRREILPLVKSGRSHAWIGLNDIRQENTFIWEDGVTANVSSVPWHDGEPNNHGGNEDCVDIASGFDWELNDNTCSVKNKYLCELEALFGI